The proteins below come from a single Azospirillum thiophilum genomic window:
- the tuf gene encoding elongation factor Tu, producing MAKAKFERNKPHCNVGTIGHVDHGKTSLTAAITKVLAESGGATFTAYDQIDKAPEEKARGITISTAHVEYETANRHYAHVDCPGHADYVKNMITGAAQMDGAILVVSAADGPMPQTREHILLARQVGVPALVVFMNKVDMVDDEELLELVELEVRELLSSYQFPGDDIPITKGSALCALEDRSPEIGRDAVLALMKTVDEYIPQPERPVDRPFLMPIEDVFSISGRGTVVTGRVERGIVKVGEEVEIVGLKATVKTTVTGVEMFRKLLDSGQAGDNIGALLRGTKREDVERGQVLAKPGSITPHTKFKAEAYILTKEEGGRHTPFFTNYRPQFYFRTTDVTGMVSLPEGVEMVMPGDNVAMDVALIAPIAMDEGLRFAIREGGRTVGAGVVAKIIE from the coding sequence ATGGCCAAGGCAAAGTTCGAGCGGAACAAGCCGCACTGCAACGTTGGCACGATCGGCCACGTCGACCACGGCAAGACGTCGCTGACGGCGGCGATCACGAAGGTGCTGGCGGAGTCCGGCGGCGCGACCTTCACCGCTTACGATCAGATCGACAAGGCGCCGGAAGAGAAGGCGCGCGGCATCACGATCTCGACGGCCCACGTCGAGTACGAGACGGCCAACCGCCACTACGCGCACGTCGACTGCCCGGGCCACGCCGACTATGTGAAGAACATGATCACCGGCGCCGCCCAGATGGACGGCGCGATCCTGGTCGTGTCGGCCGCCGACGGCCCGATGCCGCAGACCCGCGAGCACATCCTGCTGGCCCGCCAGGTCGGCGTTCCGGCGCTGGTCGTGTTCATGAACAAGGTCGACATGGTCGACGACGAAGAGCTGCTGGAGCTGGTCGAGCTGGAAGTGCGCGAGCTTCTGTCGTCCTACCAGTTCCCGGGCGACGACATTCCGATCACGAAGGGCTCGGCGCTGTGCGCGCTGGAAGACCGTTCGCCGGAGATCGGCCGCGACGCTGTCCTGGCGCTGATGAAGACGGTCGACGAGTACATCCCGCAGCCGGAGCGTCCGGTCGACCGTCCGTTCCTGATGCCGATCGAGGACGTGTTCTCGATCTCTGGCCGCGGCACGGTGGTGACCGGCCGCGTCGAGCGTGGCATCGTGAAGGTCGGTGAGGAAGTCGAGATCGTCGGCCTGAAGGCGACGGTGAAGACGACGGTGACCGGCGTGGAGATGTTCCGCAAGCTGCTCGACTCCGGGCAAGCCGGCGACAACATCGGCGCGCTGCTGCGCGGCACGAAGCGCGAGGACGTTGAGCGCGGCCAGGTTCTGGCCAAGCCGGGTTCGATCACCCCGCACACCAAGTTCAAGGCCGAAGCCTACATCCTGACGAAGGAAGAGGGCGGTCGCCACACCCCGTTCTTCACGAACTATCGTCCGCAGTTCTACTTCCGGACGACGGACGTGACGGGCATGGTGTCTCTGCCGGAAGGCGTGGAGATGGTGATGCCGGGCGACAACGTCGCCATGGACGTCGCGCTGATCGCCCCGATCGCCATGGACGAAGGCCTGCGCTTCGCCATCCGCGAGGGTGGCCGCACCGTCGGTGCAGGCGTCGTTGCCAAGATCATCGAGTGA
- the fusA gene encoding elongation factor G, with protein sequence MPRSHALDRYRNIGIMAHIDAGKTTTTERILFYTGKSYRMGEVHDGTAVMDWMEQEQERGITITSAATTCFWRDHRINIIDTPGHVDFTIEVERSLRVLDGAVAIFDAVAGVEPQTETVWRQADKYGVPRMAFVNKMDRVGADFAACVAMMADRLGVAPLVLQLPIGVESGFSGVVDLVEMRTTVWKAETLGAEFEHTDIPEDLAGPAADARQALLEAVLDLDEAAMTAYLDRGEEPAPAALRALIRKGTISGALVPVLCGSAFRNKGIQPMLDAVVDFLPAPNDIGSVKGHALSGGQAEERAANDSAPFAGLAFKAMNDPYVGTLTFCRIYSGTASVGDWLLNPVKGEREKIGRMLLMHANSREDIERAHTGDIVAFAGLEHTATGDTLCDPARPIVLERLDVPEPVIEIVVEPRTDADHDRMAAALNRLGHEDPSMRVSVDRESGQTLIRGMGELHLDVIVDRMKREFRVDAAVGAPKVAYRETVQRSADIDHVHARQSGDRAQFARVVLSVEALGRGAGFVFENRASALPREFAAGVQRGLEAAKDAGVVAGYPVVDLKVTLTGGETHDVDSSPLAFELAARAAFREAMTKAAPTLLEPLMRVEIITPDDYMGDVIGDLNGRRGQITGMDQRGNARIVTGLVPLAAMFGYVNSLRSMSQGRAQYSMQFDHYEPVPQAIADGVRAKVA encoded by the coding sequence ATGCCCCGTTCGCACGCCCTCGACCGTTACCGCAACATCGGCATCATGGCCCACATCGATGCCGGCAAGACGACGACGACCGAGCGCATCCTGTTCTATACCGGCAAGTCCTATCGCATGGGCGAGGTCCATGACGGCACCGCCGTCATGGACTGGATGGAGCAGGAGCAGGAACGGGGCATCACCATCACCTCGGCGGCGACGACCTGTTTCTGGCGCGACCACCGCATCAACATCATCGACACGCCCGGCCACGTCGACTTCACCATCGAGGTCGAACGGTCGCTGCGGGTCCTGGATGGCGCAGTCGCCATCTTCGATGCGGTCGCGGGGGTCGAGCCACAGACGGAAACCGTGTGGCGGCAGGCCGACAAGTACGGCGTGCCGCGCATGGCCTTCGTCAACAAGATGGACCGCGTCGGGGCGGATTTCGCGGCTTGCGTCGCGATGATGGCCGACCGGCTCGGTGTCGCACCGCTGGTGCTGCAACTCCCCATCGGCGTCGAATCCGGTTTTTCCGGCGTCGTCGATCTGGTCGAGATGCGGACGACGGTCTGGAAGGCCGAGACGCTCGGCGCAGAATTCGAACACACCGATATTCCCGAGGATCTGGCCGGACCGGCCGCGGATGCCCGTCAGGCTCTCCTGGAGGCCGTGCTCGACCTCGACGAGGCCGCCATGACCGCCTATCTGGACCGCGGCGAGGAGCCAGCGCCTGCTGCCCTGCGCGCCCTGATACGGAAGGGCACGATTTCCGGCGCGCTGGTCCCGGTGCTCTGCGGCTCGGCCTTCCGCAACAAGGGCATCCAGCCGATGCTGGACGCCGTCGTCGATTTCCTGCCGGCGCCGAACGACATCGGCTCGGTCAAGGGCCACGCCCTGAGTGGCGGCCAGGCGGAGGAGCGGGCGGCCAACGACAGCGCCCCCTTTGCCGGTCTGGCCTTCAAGGCGATGAACGACCCCTATGTCGGGACGCTCACCTTCTGCCGCATCTATTCCGGCACCGCCAGCGTCGGCGACTGGCTGCTCAATCCGGTCAAGGGCGAGCGCGAGAAGATCGGCCGCATGCTGCTGATGCATGCCAACAGCCGCGAGGACATCGAGCGCGCCCACACCGGCGACATCGTTGCCTTCGCCGGGCTGGAGCACACCGCCACCGGCGACACGCTGTGCGATCCGGCCCGGCCGATCGTGCTGGAGCGGCTTGACGTTCCCGAGCCGGTGATCGAGATCGTGGTCGAACCGCGGACGGATGCCGACCATGACCGGATGGCGGCGGCGCTGAACCGGTTGGGCCATGAGGATCCGTCGATGCGGGTCTCGGTCGACCGCGAGAGCGGCCAGACCCTGATCCGCGGCATGGGCGAGCTGCATCTCGACGTCATCGTCGACCGGATGAAACGCGAGTTCCGCGTCGATGCCGCGGTCGGGGCACCCAAGGTCGCCTATCGCGAGACCGTGCAGCGCTCGGCCGACATCGACCATGTCCACGCCCGCCAGTCCGGCGACCGCGCCCAGTTCGCCCGGGTGGTGCTTTCGGTGGAAGCGCTTGGGCGCGGCGCGGGCTTCGTCTTCGAGAACCGCGCTTCGGCGCTGCCCCGCGAGTTCGCCGCCGGCGTGCAGCGCGGGCTGGAGGCGGCGAAGGATGCCGGCGTGGTCGCCGGCTACCCGGTCGTCGACCTCAAGGTGACGCTGACCGGCGGCGAGACGCACGATGTCGATTCCTCGCCGCTCGCCTTCGAGCTGGCGGCGCGGGCCGCCTTCCGGGAGGCGATGACAAAAGCCGCTCCGACGTTGCTCGAACCGCTGATGCGGGTCGAAATCATCACGCCGGACGACTATATGGGCGACGTCATCGGCGACCTGAACGGTCGCCGCGGGCAGATCACCGGCATGGACCAGCGCGGCAACGCGCGCATCGTCACGGGACTGGTTCCCTTGGCGGCCATGTTCGGTTATGTGAATTCCCTGCGCTCCATGAGTCAGGGCCGCGCGCAGTACAGCATGCAGTTCGACCATTACGAGCCGGTGCCACAGGCCATCGCGGACGGGGTCCGCGCCAAGGTGGCCTGA
- the rpsG gene encoding 30S ribosomal protein S7 gives MSRRHRAEKREVLPDAKYGDRVLTKFMNCLMFDGKKSSAESIVYGALGRIEVKTKNDPVQVFHDALANVKPHLEVRSRRVGGATYQVPVEVRSDRAQALAIRWLIGAARARSENTMTERLSGELLDAASQRGTAVKKREDTHRMAEANKAFSHYRW, from the coding sequence ATGTCCCGTCGTCATCGCGCCGAGAAGCGTGAAGTCCTGCCGGACGCCAAGTATGGCGACCGCGTCCTGACGAAGTTCATGAACTGCCTGATGTTTGACGGCAAGAAGTCGTCGGCTGAAAGCATCGTCTATGGGGCCCTCGGCCGCATCGAGGTCAAGACCAAGAACGACCCGGTTCAGGTCTTCCACGATGCGCTCGCCAACGTGAAGCCGCATCTGGAAGTGCGCTCGCGCCGCGTCGGCGGTGCGACCTATCAGGTCCCGGTCGAGGTCCGTTCGGACCGCGCCCAGGCCCTGGCCATCCGTTGGCTGATCGGCGCCGCCCGCGCCCGTTCGGAAAACACGATGACCGAGCGTCTGTCGGGCGAACTGCTCGACGCCGCCAGCCAGCGCGGCACTGCCGTGAAGAAGCGCGAAGACACGCACCGCATGGCGGAAGCCAACAAGGCGTTCTCGCACTACCGCTGGTAA
- the rpsL gene encoding 30S ribosomal protein S12 → MPTINQLIRKPREPLAARNKVPAMEACPQKRGVCTRVYTTTPKKPNSALRKVARVRLTNGFEVTSYIPGEGHNLQEHSVVMIRGGRVKDLPGVRYHIIRGTLDTQGVKDRKQRRSKYGAKRPK, encoded by the coding sequence ATGCCGACGATCAACCAGTTGATCCGTAAGCCGCGCGAGCCGTTGGCCGCGCGCAACAAGGTTCCCGCGATGGAGGCCTGCCCGCAGAAGCGTGGCGTCTGCACTCGCGTCTACACCACCACCCCGAAGAAGCCGAACTCGGCGCTCCGTAAGGTCGCCCGCGTTCGCCTGACCAACGGCTTCGAGGTGACGAGCTACATCCCTGGCGAGGGTCACAACCTCCAGGAACACTCGGTGGTCATGATCCGCGGCGGCCGTGTGAAGGATCTTCCCGGCGTGCGCTATCACATCATTCGCGGCACGCTGGATACCCAGGGCGTCAAGGATCGTAAGCAGCGCCGGTCGAAGTACGGCGCGAAGCGTCCGAAGTAA
- the rpoC gene encoding DNA-directed RNA polymerase subunit beta': protein MNELMNIFGQVQGPQSFDQIRIQIASPERIRSWSYGEIKKPETINYRTFKPERDGLFCARIFGPIKDYECLCGKYKRMKYRGIICEKCGVEVTLSKVRRERMGHIELASPVAHIWFLKSLPSRIGLLLDMTLKDLERILYFENYVVIEPGLTPLKLHSLLNEEEFLNAQDEYGEDSFTASIGAEALRIMLSALDLDEEKKRCREDLRDTNSEAKRKKLVKRLKLIDAFLASQSRPEWMILEVIPVIPPELRPLVPLDGGRFATSDLNDLYRRVINRNNRLKRLIELKAPDIIVRNEKRMLQEAVDALFDNGRRGRVITGANKRPLKSLSDMLKGKQGRFRQNLLGKRVDYSGRSVIVVGPELKLHQCGLPKKMALELFKPFIYAKLELYGLASTIKAAKRMVEKERPEVWDILEEVIREHPVMLNRAPTLHRLGIQAFEPTLIEGKAIQLHPLVCTAFNADFDGDQMAVHVPLSLEAQLEARVLMMSTNNILSPANGKPIIVPSQDIVLGIYYISMDRPSEMGEGMVFSTVSEIEQALNAKVLSIHAKIKARYVGVDDEGEEKISIVETTPGRMLLSELLPRHPKVPFSLINRVLTKKDVGNVIDAVYRHCGQKETVIFADRLMKLGFGHACRAGISFGKDDMVIPEAKGRLVNESKERVKEFEQQYLDGLITQGEKYNKVVDVWSECTEKVASEMMKAISTTEAGKQVNSVYMMAHSGARGSAAQIRQLAGMRGLMAKPSGEIIETPIISNFKEGLTVLEYFNSTHGARKGLADTALKTANSGYLTRRLVDVAQDAIIVEHDCGTERGITVKAVIDGGEVISPLGDRILGRTVVGDVIDPLNGELLIEDGGLIDEPTVDRIERSGIDSVKIRSVLTCETRDGVCAKCYGRDLARGTLVNTGEAVGVIAAQSIGEPGTQLTMRTFHIGGAAQRGAEQSQIEAAFDGIVRINNRNIVMNSSGIPVVMGRSTEVILLDDQGRERARHRVPYGAKLLADEGVKVERGAKLAEWDPYTLPIITERAGTARYIDLVEGISMREVMDEATGISSKVVVDWRQQPRGADLKPRIALVDDRGDLITLPNGLEARYFMSVDAILSVENGAEVRAGDVLARIPRESSKTRDITGGLPRVAELFEARRPKDFAIISEMSGRVEFGKDYKTKRRIVVRNEESGDEKEYLIPKGKHISVQEGDYVERGDLLMDGNPVPHDILAVMGVEALADYLINEIQDVYRLQGVKINDKHIEVIVRQMLQKVEITDAGETTFLVGEQVDRQEFDEENEKTVGEGLQPASGHPVLQGITKASLQTRSFISAASFQETTRVLTEAAVGGKVDNLEGLKENVIVGRLIPAGTGSVVNRLKLIAAERDREAALEAGAPEETPALPTPGEESTAA, encoded by the coding sequence ATGAATGAGTTGATGAACATTTTCGGCCAGGTTCAGGGGCCGCAGAGCTTCGATCAGATCCGCATCCAGATCGCGAGTCCAGAGCGGATCCGGTCCTGGTCCTACGGCGAGATCAAGAAGCCGGAAACCATCAACTACCGCACCTTCAAGCCGGAGCGTGATGGCCTGTTCTGCGCCCGCATCTTCGGCCCGATCAAGGACTACGAGTGCTTGTGCGGCAAGTACAAGCGCATGAAGTATCGCGGCATCATCTGCGAGAAGTGCGGCGTCGAGGTCACGCTGTCGAAGGTCCGGCGCGAGCGCATGGGCCATATCGAGCTGGCGTCCCCCGTCGCGCACATCTGGTTCCTGAAGTCGCTGCCGAGCCGCATCGGCCTGCTGCTCGACATGACGCTCAAGGATCTGGAGCGCATCCTCTATTTCGAAAACTATGTCGTCATCGAGCCGGGCCTCACCCCGCTGAAGCTGCATTCGCTGCTGAACGAGGAAGAGTTCCTGAACGCCCAGGACGAGTATGGCGAGGATTCCTTCACCGCGTCGATCGGTGCCGAAGCGCTGCGCATCATGCTGTCTGCGCTCGACCTCGACGAGGAGAAGAAGCGCTGCCGTGAGGATCTGCGCGACACCAACTCCGAGGCCAAGCGCAAGAAGCTGGTCAAGCGCCTGAAACTGATCGACGCCTTCCTGGCCTCGCAGTCGCGCCCCGAATGGATGATCCTGGAAGTCATTCCGGTGATCCCGCCCGAGCTGCGTCCGCTGGTGCCGCTGGACGGCGGCCGCTTCGCCACGTCCGACCTGAACGACCTGTACCGCCGCGTCATCAACCGCAACAACCGCCTGAAGCGGCTGATCGAGCTGAAGGCGCCGGACATCATCGTCCGCAACGAGAAGCGCATGCTGCAGGAGGCCGTCGACGCGCTGTTCGACAACGGCCGCCGTGGCCGCGTCATCACCGGCGCCAACAAGCGTCCGCTGAAGTCGCTGTCGGACATGCTGAAGGGCAAGCAGGGCCGCTTCCGCCAGAACCTGCTCGGCAAGCGCGTCGATTACTCCGGCCGTTCGGTCATCGTCGTCGGTCCGGAGCTGAAGCTGCACCAGTGCGGCCTGCCGAAGAAGATGGCGCTGGAGCTGTTCAAGCCCTTCATCTACGCCAAGCTCGAGCTGTACGGCTTGGCCTCGACCATCAAGGCCGCCAAGCGGATGGTGGAGAAGGAACGTCCCGAGGTCTGGGACATCCTGGAGGAGGTCATCCGCGAGCATCCGGTGATGCTGAACCGGGCGCCGACGCTGCACCGTCTTGGCATCCAGGCATTCGAGCCGACGCTGATCGAGGGCAAGGCGATCCAGCTGCACCCGCTGGTCTGCACCGCCTTCAACGCCGACTTCGACGGCGACCAGATGGCCGTCCACGTTCCGCTGTCGCTGGAAGCGCAGTTGGAAGCGCGCGTCCTGATGATGTCGACCAACAACATCCTGTCGCCCGCCAACGGCAAGCCGATCATCGTGCCGTCCCAGGACATCGTGCTCGGCATCTACTACATCTCCATGGACCGCCCGAGCGAGATGGGCGAGGGGATGGTGTTCTCCACCGTCTCGGAGATCGAGCAGGCGCTGAACGCCAAGGTCCTGTCGATCCACGCCAAGATCAAGGCGCGCTATGTCGGCGTCGATGACGAGGGCGAGGAGAAGATCTCCATCGTCGAGACGACGCCGGGCCGCATGCTGCTGTCCGAGCTGCTGCCGCGCCATCCGAAGGTGCCCTTCTCGCTGATCAACCGCGTCCTGACCAAGAAGGACGTCGGCAACGTCATCGACGCCGTCTACCGCCATTGCGGCCAGAAGGAGACGGTGATCTTCGCCGACCGGCTGATGAAGCTGGGCTTCGGCCACGCCTGCCGCGCCGGCATCTCGTTCGGCAAGGACGACATGGTGATCCCGGAGGCCAAGGGCCGCCTGGTCAACGAGTCGAAGGAGCGGGTCAAGGAGTTCGAGCAGCAGTATCTCGACGGCCTGATCACCCAGGGCGAGAAGTACAACAAGGTCGTCGACGTCTGGTCGGAATGCACCGAGAAGGTCGCTTCCGAGATGATGAAGGCGATCTCGACCACCGAAGCCGGCAAGCAGGTCAATTCGGTGTACATGATGGCCCACTCCGGTGCGCGTGGTTCCGCCGCGCAGATCCGTCAGCTGGCCGGCATGCGCGGCCTGATGGCCAAGCCGTCGGGCGAGATCATCGAGACGCCGATCATCTCGAACTTCAAGGAAGGCCTGACCGTGCTGGAGTACTTCAACTCCACCCACGGCGCCCGCAAGGGTCTGGCCGACACCGCCTTGAAGACGGCGAACTCCGGTTACCTCACCCGCCGTCTGGTCGACGTGGCGCAGGACGCCATCATCGTCGAGCATGATTGCGGCACCGAGCGCGGCATCACCGTCAAGGCGGTGATCGACGGCGGCGAGGTCATCTCGCCGCTGGGCGACCGCATCCTCGGCCGCACGGTGGTCGGCGACGTGATCGATCCGCTGAACGGCGAGCTGTTGATCGAGGACGGCGGCCTGATCGACGAGCCGACGGTCGACCGCATCGAGCGGTCGGGCATCGACTCGGTCAAGATCCGCTCTGTCCTGACCTGCGAGACCCGCGACGGCGTGTGCGCCAAGTGCTACGGCCGTGATCTGGCCCGCGGCACGCTGGTGAACACCGGCGAGGCGGTCGGCGTCATCGCGGCGCAGTCGATCGGCGAGCCGGGCACCCAGCTGACCATGCGCACCTTCCACATCGGCGGTGCGGCGCAGCGCGGTGCCGAGCAGAGCCAGATCGAAGCGGCGTTCGATGGCATTGTGCGGATCAACAACCGCAACATCGTCATGAACTCCTCGGGCATTCCGGTCGTCATGGGCCGCAGCACCGAAGTGATCCTGCTCGACGATCAGGGCCGCGAGCGGGCGCGTCACCGCGTGCCGTACGGTGCCAAGCTGCTGGCGGACGAGGGCGTGAAGGTCGAGCGCGGCGCCAAGCTGGCCGAGTGGGACCCCTACACCCTGCCGATCATCACCGAGCGCGCCGGTACCGCCCGCTACATCGACCTCGTGGAAGGCATCTCCATGCGCGAGGTGATGGACGAGGCGACGGGCATCAGCTCCAAGGTGGTGGTCGACTGGCGCCAGCAGCCGCGTGGTGCGGACCTCAAGCCGCGCATCGCGCTGGTGGATGATCGGGGCGACCTGATCACCCTGCCGAACGGCCTGGAAGCCCGCTACTTCATGTCGGTGGACGCAATCCTGTCGGTTGAGAACGGCGCCGAGGTCCGGGCCGGCGACGTGCTGGCCCGTATCCCGCGCGAATCCTCCAAGACCCGCGACATCACGGGCGGTCTGCCGCGCGTGGCCGAGCTGTTCGAGGCGCGCCGTCCGAAGGACTTCGCGATCATCTCGGAGATGAGCGGCCGCGTCGAGTTCGGGAAGGACTACAAGACCAAGCGCCGCATCGTCGTCCGCAACGAGGAGAGCGGCGACGAGAAGGAGTATCTGATCCCGAAGGGCAAGCACATCTCCGTGCAGGAAGGCGATTACGTCGAGCGCGGCGACCTGCTGATGGACGGCAACCCGGTGCCGCACGACATCCTGGCGGTGATGGGCGTCGAGGCCCTGGCCGATTACCTGATCAACGAGATCCAGGACGTCTACCGGCTGCAGGGCGTGAAGATCAACGACAAGCACATCGAGGTGATCGTCCGCCAGATGCTGCAGAAGGTCGAGATCACCGACGCCGGCGAGACCACCTTCCTGGTGGGCGAGCAGGTCGACCGCCAGGAGTTCGACGAGGAGAACGAGAAGACCGTCGGCGAGGGCCTGCAGCCCGCGTCGGGTCATCCAGTGCTCCAGGGCATCACCAAGGCCAGCCTGCAGACGCGGTCCTTCATCTCGGCCGCGTCGTTCCAGGAAACCACGCGCGTCCTCACGGAAGCGGCCGTCGGCGGCAAGGTCGACAACCTGGAAGGCCTGAAGGAGAACGTCATCGTCGGCCGCCTGATCCCGGCCGGCACGGGCTCGGTGGTGAACCGCCTGAAGCTGATCGCCGCCGAGCGTGACCGCGAAGCGGCCCTGGAAGCCGGCGCGCCGGAGGAAACTCCGGCCCTGCCGACCCCGGGCGAGGAAAGCACCGCGGCCTGA